A stretch of Plasmodium chabaudi chabaudi strain AS genome assembly, chromosome: 14 DNA encodes these proteins:
- a CDS encoding serine--tRNA ligase, putative produces MHKILLSILLALCIYFVLGKCIKHPNIKLFINTTPYSHKSNDFNLIKEKKRENKKWNNLINTNGNSYNKKDRDIKLNTPNKDECKDHDKVGLSLKFLKENEQKVIENLKIRGMEKKVDDINVMKNLIHEKNQLEIVRNNLRNKRKILSDKVKDLMLKNKDGCVNEENINIIKNEISNINENINLNETKMFELKNKIDEHFNKLPNILLNKVPEGINSKSNKIVKTYKIKNVSMWDSSDGNFLDPHENIIKKYDNNNDNIFKNISNKIGFGYNILVNNIAKLERALIDFMINVHTNKFNYTYVKTPTIISRSALTNTGQLPKFENDLFKINQDYKILNEEAFLIPTSEVSLLNLFKNSLIDHEHLPIKLVSHSPCFRIEKNYTYGKTSKGLLREHIFEKVELISITDKITSFLHYKNLIKHCECILKKLKIPYRVVLLNSVETPFSASICYDIEAWLPSQKRFLEVSSCSNCLDFQARKLNLKFKKNDKSLFCHTINGSGLAVGRVLAIILEQYQIKRSSKNDKIRLAVPKVLQKYMKASIIDL; encoded by the coding sequence atgcataaaatattattatcaatattGTTAGCAttatgcatttattttgtattaggGAAATGCATCAAACATCCCAATATAAAgctatttattaatacaaCACCCTATAGTCACAAATCGAACGATTTTAacttaataaaagaaaaaaagcgagagaataaaaaatggaataacCTTATTAACACAAATGGGAACtcttataataaaaaggatagagatataaaattaaatacacCAAATAAAGATGAATGTAAGGACCATGATAAAGTTGGATTGagtttaaaatttttgaaagaaaatgaaCAGAAGGttatagaaaatttaaaaataagagggatggaaaaaaaagtagACGATATAAATGtgatgaaaaatttaattcatgaaaaaaatcaacTTGAAATAGTAAGAAATAATCTGAGAAATAaacgaaaaatattatcagaTAAAGTCAAAGATTTAATGCTAAAAAACAAAGATGGATGTgtaaatgaagaaaatatcaatataataaaaaatgaaattagtaatattaatgaaaacataaatttaaatgaaactAAAATGTTTgaacttaaaaataaaattgatgaACACTTTAATAAGCTACCAAATATTCTATTAAATAAAGTTCCAGAAGGAATAAATTcaaaaagtaataaaattgttaaaacatataaaataaaaaatgtaagtaTGTGGGATAGTAGTGATGGTAATTTTTTAGATCCTCATGaaaatatcataaaaaaatatgataataataatgataatatatttaaaaatatatctaatAAGATAGGCTTTGGTTATAATATActtgtaaataatatagcCAAATTAGAAAGAGCATTAATAGATTTTATGATAAATGTGCAtactaataaatttaattatacatatgtaaaGACACCTACAATTATAAGTAGATCTGCTTTAACAAACACTGGGCAATTACCAAAATTTGAAAAcgatttatttaaaattaatcaagattataaaattttaaatgaagAAGCTTTTCTAATTCCAACAAGTGAAGTATCTTTATTAaacttatttaaaaattcattaaTAGACCATGAGCATTTACCTATTAAATTAGTTAGTCATTCACCTTGCTTTagaatagaaaaaaattatacttaTGGCAAAACTTCGAAAGGTTTATTACGTgaacatatttttgaaaaagtaGAATTAATATCTATAACTGATAAAATAACATCCTTTTTAcactataaaaatttaattaaacatTGTGaatgtatattaaaaaaattaaaaataccATATAGAgttgttttattaaattctGTTGAAACCCCATTCTCAGCTTCAATATGCTATGATATAGAAGCCTGGTTACCAAGCCAAAAAAGATTTCTTGAAGTATCTTCATGCTCTAATTGTTTAGATTTTCAGGCaagaaaattaaatttaaagtttaaaaaaaatgataaaagcCTATTTTGCCATACTATTAATGGATCGGGGTTGGCAGTAGGAAGAGTCTTAGCTATAATATTAGAACAATACCAAATAAAGAGAAgttcaaaaaatgataaaatacgTTTAGCTGTGCCTAAAGtgttacaaaaatatatgaaagcGTCCATAATTGATTTATAG
- a CDS encoding glycerol-3-phosphate dehydrogenase [NAD(+)], putative, whose translation MGVAKKMMHRSIFDKLKEGPLKISILGCGNWASAICKIVGANAKNNYILDNEVKMWCRDEKINNESLVEIMNRTHENIKYLKGIPLPHNVVANSDLSYVINNSDLLIFTIPSQYLEGLLSSIKEDKSIKIAKHVKAISLTKGFIYKNDQISLCSNLISKALDIPCCALSGANIAMDIALERFSEATIGGKDKDGLLIWQRVFDIPYFKINCVNGSVEVELFGAIKNVIVMAAGFCDGLETCTNSKAAIIRIGINETILFGKTFFENFNENVIFESCGFADIITSFLAGRNARCAAEFVKCHPKKSWEQLEIELLNGQKLQGIVTLKYAYDMIKKNDLTAKFPLLTILYQISFENKDPSELIKAFMTTTISPINC comes from the exons atgggtgttgcaaaaaaaatgatgcaTCGTagtatttttgataaactAAAAGAAGGCCCTCTCAAG ATATCAATACTTGGATGTGGAAACTGGGCTAGCGCTATATGCAAAATTGTTGGGGctaatgcaaaaaataattatattcttGATAATGAAGTAAAAATGTGGTGTAGAGATGAAAagataaataatgaaagcCTAGTAGAAATTATGAATAGAACacatgaaaatataaaatatttaaaaggaATACCATTACCACATAATGTTGTTGCAAATTCAGATTTATCTtatgttataaataattctgatttattaatatttactaTTCCATCACAATATTTAGAAGGACTATTAAGTTCAATAAAAGAAGACAAATCAATTAAAATAGCCAAACATGTAAAAGCAATATCACTTACTAAAggatttatatacaaaaatgatCAAATATCCCTTTGTTCAAATTTAATTTCTAAAGCTTTAGATATTCCATGTTGTGCCTTATCGGGTGCCAATATAGCTATG GATATTGCTTTGGAACGATTTTCTGAAGCTACAATAGGAGGGAAAGATAAAGACGGATTATTAATTTGGCAAAGAGTATTTGATATTCcttatttcaaaattaacTGTGTTAACGGAAGTGTCGAAGTTGAA TTATTTGGAgccataaaaaatgttatagtAATGGCTGCAGGGTTTTGTGACGGATTAGAAACTTGTACAAATTCTAAAGCTGCAATTATCAGAATCGGAATTAACGaaactattttatttggaaaaacattttttgaaaattttaacgAAAATGTAATTTTTGAAAGTTGTGGATTTGCAGATATTATAACATCTTTCTTAGCAGGACGAAATGCAAGATGTGCTGCTGAATTTGTAAAATGTCATCCAAAAAAATCATGGGAGCAATTGGAAATTGAACTATTGAATGGTCAAAAGTTACag GGAATTGTCACCTTAAAATATGCCTATGATATGATTAAGAAGAACGACTTAACCGCGAAATTCCCACTCCTTACTATTCTTTATCAAATttcttttgaaaataaagatccatcagaattaataaaagcATTTATGACGACTACAATTTCACCAATAAACTGTTAA
- a CDS encoding 10 kDa chaperonin, putative, whose translation MASSIPKKFIPLMDRILISKIVPKTTTKSGLYLPESATEPSYTGKVLAVGPGRITNNGNKIPPSVKEGDVVVLPEYGGSSLKIDGEEFFVYRDDDIIGIIKDQ comes from the exons Atg GCTTCTTCAATACCCAAAAAATTCATTCCATTAATGGATCGTATTTTAATAAGTAAAATAGTGCCAAAAACCACCACAAAATCTGGATTATATTTACCAGAAAGTGCAACTGAACCTTCATATACAGGAAAA GTATTGGCAGTTGGACCTGGACGTATAACAAACAACGGAAATAAAATTCCACCTAGTGTAAAAGAAGGTGATGTTGTTGTTTTACCAGAATATGGAGGATCCTCATTAAAAATTGATGGTGAAGAATTTTTTGTCTATAGAGATGATGATATAATTGGAATTATTAAAGACCAATGA
- a CDS encoding thioredoxin peroxidase 2, putative, producing the protein MKVLNNLFNNVYRRSVRSFSHVTQKAHDFTAQGINKNNEIINVQLSSYIGKKYCCLFFYPLNYTFVCPTEVIEFNKHVKSFEEKNVELLGISVDSVYSHMAWKNMPIEKGGIGNINFTLVSDITKEISKNYNVLYNNSFALRGLFIIDLEGKIRHKTVNDLSIGRNVNEVLRVIDSIIHVDTSGNVCPINWKKGDKSFKPTNEALLDYLNTEYKK; encoded by the coding sequence atgaaagttttaaacaatttattCAATAACGTATATAGAAGATCAGTGAGATCGTTTTCTCATGTTACTCAGAAGGCTCATGATTTTACAGCACaaggaataaataaaaataatgaaatcaTAAATGTTCAATTATCATCCTATATaggtaaaaaatattgttgtttatttttttacccTTTAAACTATACATTTGTTTGCCCAACAGAAGTAATAGAATTTAACAAGCATGTAAAATCATTTGAAGAAAAGAATGTAGAACTATTAGGAATATCTGTAGATTCAGTTTATAGTCATATGGCATGGAAAAATATGCCTATCGAAAAAGGGGGTATAGggaatattaattttacatTAGTATCAGATATAACCAAAgaaatttcaaaaaattataatgtcCTATATAATAACTCCTTTGCTTTAAGAggtttatttataatagaTTTAGAAGGAAAAATTAGGCATAAAACTGTTAATGATTTATCAATAGGCCGAAACGTTAATGAAGTTTTAAGAGTCATAGATTCTATAATTCATGTTGATACAAGTGGAAATGTTTGCCCAATCAATTGGAAAAAAGGAGACAAATCTTTCAAACCAACTAATGAGGCCTTActtgattatttaaatactgaatacaaaaagtaa
- a CDS encoding serpentine receptor, putative → MGIWKANPKNKNLLYLLFLYIFFISFTNCQLIKLDGQKINTNYILYVLKGLYIYGKNDAPYILLGEKKDMNNAGPHAIFENVGISTNEIKNTKYFSFGMKHDSHHDDNINEKHNEDGEAEKAKNHNHNSYDDEDDESDENNKKKGFKLNLYKDNPYVQRKTEHSETKSWNSNDNTSDLFLEIIIMKETDFNKLYLPKDTNMCCYTKMTGFDNSDKYTCPGKGYLKRYLDESEMHSLKVPIYFINDRIEDNDTSSGNEVNHNKFLELIKNEHVFNIDKTDIYTVFISNCGDSKIYELELHGNIHILNKYGYLPGDKITKLNLYVSLMIIYLLYSIIWSYSLFKNKTNVIKIQVWISVCMLLYLIENIFLYLYFMTYNVQAKINNNYLFMAVFFSVLKNVCSYLLILLGSLGWGLVIPTLDKKTFIKIKVLFIFFIIFDFIKQLLDAHLAEEHVNTVYFLCCILPMSIIYSIIYMWVFISSSKIIIQLNEDKQYEKLNMFKNFFNVLILALIFSIISLIIDLFVMMFPNEQLWNLKCYISEGVNSCLFLTVLTAMCVLFKPSERLKRISHFTEIGDMDEMDDFSHFKNSIEDVP, encoded by the coding sequence ATGGGGATATGGAAGGCCAATccgaaaaataaaaacttaTTATACCTTCTCTtcttgtatatattttttataagtttTACAAATTGTCAATTAATAAAACTCGATGGGCAAAAAATcaatacaaattatatactttaTGTTTTGAAgggtttatatatatatggaaaaaatgacgcgccatatattttgttaggAGAGAAAAAAGATATGAACAATGCCGGACCCCATgctatatttgaaaatgtaGGTATAAGtacaaatgaaataaaaaatacaaaatatttttcatttggcATGAAACATGATTCTCATCATGATGATAATATCAACGAAAAACATAACGAAGATGGGGAAGCAGAGAAGGCAAAAAATCATAATCACAATTCTTATGATGATGAAGATGATGAGAGTgacgaaaataataaaaaaaaaggatttaaactaaatttatataaagataatCCATATGTTCAAAGAAAAACAGAACACTCAGAAACGAAGAGTTGGAATTCAAATGATAATACATcggatttatttttagaaataataattatgaaagaaactgattttaataaattatatctaCCCAAAGACACCAATATGTGTTGTTATACTAAGATGACTGGATTTGATAATAGTGATAAATACACATGTCCAGGAAAAggatatttaaaaagataTTTAGATGAATCCGAAATGCATTCATTAAAAGTAcccatttattttataaatgataGAATAGAAGATAATGATACTTCATCAGGAAATGAAGTAAACCATAATAAATTTCTAGaactaataaaaaatgaacatgtatttaatatagacaaaacagatatatatactgtatttatatcaaattGTGGAGATAgtaaaatttatgaattaGAATTACATggaaatatacatatattgaATAAATATGGTTATTTACCAGGagataaaataacaaagctaaatttatatgtttcccttatgattatatatttgttatattcAATAATATGGTcctattcattatttaaaaataaaacaaatgttataaaaattcaagTATGGATATCAGTATGTAtgcttttatatttaatagaaaatatatttttatatttatattttatgacaTACAATGTTCAGgcgaaaataaataataattaccTATTTATGGCAGTTTTTTTCAGTgtcttaaaaaatgtttgctcatatttattaatattattaggGTCATTAGGTTGGGGGCTAGTTATACCAACAttagataaaaaaacatttattaaaataaaagtcttatttattttttttatcatatttgattttataaaacagTTATTAGATGCCCATTTAGCAGAAGAACATGTAAATACGGTATATTTCTTATGCTGTATTTTGCCTATGTCTATAATATACtccattatatatatgtgggtatttatatcatcaagcaaaattattatacaattaaatgaagataaacaatatgaaaaattaaatatgttcaaaaacttttttaatgttttaatACTTGCACTTATATTCtcaattatttctttaattattgatttatttgtaaTGATGTTTCCAAACGAACAATTATGGAATTTAAAATGCTATATAAGTGAAGGTGTTAATAGttgcttatttttaactGTCTTGACAGCCATGtgtgttttatttaaaccCTCAGAGAGACTTAAGAGAATTTCTCATTTCACAGAAATCGGCGATATGGATGAAATGGATGATTTCTctcattttaaaaattcaattGAAGATGTTCCATaa
- a CDS encoding radial spoke head protein 9, putative, giving the protein MINLKNLDFHLGNLTESNRCLNHEEKLGVTLGMTNLEEEVKKEIFLWGKIEGIENDYYITYHFKDDDFFPKKVFYYCNDDYKFHELIKGNDHLIEKLERKMPFTLFNGIPNSFYSKGSIYKKKENDNDKYTDGTESDGENSESKKSENESDEENNDESDGESGEGSEQSWDDKSPQNDKHEYKNNEINNDNNNRNNKNKSERQNDITELERLSYVIRKIDNETFIIPHDSIKITNNMEMKFSNFSGLNIIDALKLTSWVHFRYPKNLTSDKIKNYNTFFLNNFLDTIKSDIPSNAWNIKINKELNKISIINFLYPGYTFYHTLNTPFYASIYIGNGLPNHDLPFLLP; this is encoded by the coding sequence atgataaatttaaagaatTTAGATTTCCATTTAGGAAATTTAACTGAATCCAACAGATGTTTAAATcatgaagaaaaattagGCGTGACACTTGGAATGACAAACTTAGAAGAAGAAGTaaagaaagaaatatttttgtggGGTAAAATTGAAGGTATAGAAAATGACTATTATATAACATACCATTTTAAGGATGATGACTTCTTCCCTAAAAaggtattttattattgtaatgatgattataaatttcatgaattaataaaaggTAATGATCATTTGATTGAAAAACTTGAGAGGAAAATGCCATTTACCTTATTCAATGGTATACCCAATAGTTTTTATTCAAAGGGCTcgatatataaaaaaaaagaaaatgataatgataaatatactGATGGAACTGAATCCGATGGGGAAAATAGCGAAAGTAAGAAAAGCGAAAACGAAAGTGacgaagaaaataatgatgagaGTGATGGAGAAAGTGGTGAAGGAAGTGAACAAAGTTGGGATGACAAGAGCCCACAAAATGATAAacatgaatataaaaataatgaaataaataatgataataataatcgaaataataaaaacaaaagtgAAAgacaaaatgatataacAGAACTTGAAAGACTATCTTATGTCATAAGAAAAATAGACAATGAAACTTTTATCATTCCTCATGATTCtattaaaataacaaataatatggaaatgaaattttccaatttttcagggctaaatattattgatgcattaaaattaacatCATGGGTTCATTTTAGGTATCCTAAAAACCTAACATcggataaaataaaaaattacaatactttttttttaaataattttttagatACTATTAAATCAGATATTCCATCAAATGCAtggaatattaaaattaataaagaattaaataaaatatccataataaattttttgtatccTGGTTACACATTTTATCATACCCTTAATACACCTTTTTATGCTTCAATTTACATAGGAAATGGCTTGCCGAACCATGACctaccttttttattaccatAA
- a CDS encoding peptidyl-prolyl cis-trans isomerase, putative translates to MLNKSIKGGRIIGNKCFRWWNNLHISWKFAIGFTVLFPPLWNYNERKKAKSKQVYYNKAIRDYVFFDIAVENKYIGRVLIGLYSDQVPLSVENFIQLSEGYKVKDKYIGYRNTFIHKIYPGIGLIGGNVLNDKEGLSIYGKKFPDENFDMEFVQDGDVALYNQGPHSNSSQFIITFAPMPILHKHNVVIGTVLKGMDIIRTIENMGTKLGNPMYDIKIINCGLYRSLEEDGPPFFNVTSILDKNNQNIISKKEFEHMSEQERKELMDNAASSYKAREKKELGLTK, encoded by the coding sequence ATGCTTAATAAAAGCATAAAAGGAGGAAGAATAATAGGGAATAAATGTTTTAGATGGTGGAATAACTTGCATATATCATGGAAATTCGCAATCGGCTTTACAGTTTTGTTCCCACCATTATGGAATTAtaatgaaagaaaaaaggcGAAAAGCAAACAGGTGTATTATAACAAAGCCATAAGAgattatgtattttttgacATAGCagtagaaaataaatacattggTAGAGTACTTATCGGTTTATATTCAGATCAAGTACCATTATCAgtagaaaattttatacaacTTTCTGAAGGATATAAAGTtaaagataaatatattggaTATAGGAATAcatttattcataaaatttatcCTGGTATTGGATTAATAGGAGGAAATgtattaaatgataaagaagGTTTAAGTATATATGGAAAGAAATTCCCtgatgaaaattttgatatgGAATTTGTACAGGATGGCGATGTTGCTTTATATAATCAAGGCCCTCATAGTAATTCCTcacaatttattataacattTGCACCTATGCCTATTTTACATAAACATAATGTAGTCATTGGAACTGTTTTGAAAGGTATGGATATTATAAGAACTATTGAAAATATGGGAACAAAATTAGGAAATCCAAtgtatgatataaaaattattaattgtgGCTTATATCGAAGTTTAGAAGAAGATGGTCcacctttttttaatgtaacAAGTATTctagataaaaataatcaaaacaTTATATCTAAAAAGGAGTTTGAACATATGTCTGAGCAAGAAAGAAAGGAATTAATGGATAACGCAGCATCTTCTTATAAAGCCAGAGAAAAAAAGGAGCTTGGATTGACCAAATAA
- a CDS encoding signal recognition particle subunit SRP19, putative produces MNRIESVYLNDDNNDISRWNIIYPNYLNKKKKIKEGRKININFCVPDPSVHEISLACKELNIPCVIEQNKCYPRDWLVEGRVRIKMPTIENGKTNKFALMRQIGSKLQTIKANIDCNPSINQNTLTKKKKEKDKEKKKKKKSIREA; encoded by the coding sequence atgaacagAATAGAGTCTGTATATTTAAACGATGACAACAATGATATATCACGAtggaatataatatatcctaattatttaaataaaaaaaaaaaaataaaagaaggaagaaaaataaatataaatttttgtgTGCCAGACCCATCAGTTCATGAAATATCATTAGCATGCaaagaattaaatattcCATGTGTTatagaacaaaataaatgttatCCTAGAGATTGGCTAGTAGAAGGAAGAGTACGAATTAAAATGCCCACTATAGAAAATGGAAAGACAAATAAATTTGCTTTGATGAGACAAATTGGTTCTAAATTACAAACAATAAAAGCAAATATAGATTGTAATCCTTCCATTAATCAAAATACCttaacaaaaaagaaaaaagaaaaagacaaggaaaaaaaaaaaaaaaaaaagagtaTAAGAGAGGCAtag
- a CDS encoding SUN domain-containing protein, putative, which yields MTTNTGNNKRAKDDKNETKNKQKGRKGNSDNEANYNIDPHENDDSSLIQVLHSYEDFQNNNMNYGKLNPCKTRETKFGRFRKTLVKIFSLSDLEVNESGTNYFNRKKNGSNNAMLTSRMVMWNKIESNNDPMYDLKIESSHNKSFINIIANYISMFLNDILNDKKGIAYMAIFMIILSILITCISGFITIFNNGKIDLDSWGINPSKNTYDGVNKFMEYLKLGEEGGSKGAVGQNKDNGQNNKAWKFQELFDDVKNKINESINLNFTNKEESGNTSETYSNIKNKQKELENNFKKIETHLKNMESKLKTLQNDIISNTSNIDYFKNHSKKEVENIKKKLQDNYQLFQNKFGDYLKIIDDIKIDVSDKKKTIFNEIENKVHTNQINIEEGVSSKIENQKNYFLEKFSKLEKQMEHIEISIANKTYSNFENIEFSKNGGDEKKNVYIYADKQIEDSKKITDEENTKMVAEYKKKQIETEEDIFRNNYISKKLALIEDIRKELDILKERTEASKTFLDNIFPNLELKMLKNIENKIKYYLEIYKKDIINELTETTVISNEEKYKNMALKQEKFQKEFYKKINIQINSQIKNIKEDINRSIDHALHSKEFKNDKEIIKKLNQTNYSAIEILQEKVDELYNEFILDYNQIDWALESLGAKIVYKMTSYPLNKNDFVEKFLNQIVSFLPSEEIYGMVKPMGKDPSIILKPSNFPGDCFSFKGNTGKVTIHLPATINVTSVSIQHVHENISNNSNATPKYFSVYGVVDLNWPENFEESNIDYNDFKNSSLYSCLHKEYGILYPNEILEKWLKDNKNPSVIHIGDFYFDRKKRVSTYQTKHCFPFKRIIFEFTENYGAPYTCIYRLKVHGQRCIRKLK from the exons ATGACCACAAATACAGGTAATAATAAACGTGCAAAAGACGACAAAAATGAAacgaaaaataaacaaaaggGCAGAAAGGGGAATAGTGACAATGAagcaaattataatattgatccccatgaaaatgatgatagtTCTTTAATACAAGTATTACATAGTTATGAagattttcaaaataataatatgaactATGGGAAATTAAACCCTTGTAAAACTAGAGAGACAAAATTTGGAAGGTTTCGAAAAACattagtaaaaatattttcattaagtGATTTAGAAGTAAATGAATCAGgtacaaattattttaatagaaaaaaaaatggttcTAATAATGCTATGTTAACTAGTCGGATGGTAATGTGGAATAAAATAGAAAGTAATAATGATCCAATGtatgatttaaaaattgaaagTTCTCATAATAAgtcttttataaatattatagctaattatattagtatgtttttaaatgatatattaaatgataaaaaaggaatagcATATATGgctatttttatgattattttgTCTATCCTTATTACTTGTATATCTGgttttattactatttttaacaatGGCAAAATCGATTTGGATAGTTGGGGAATTAACCCATCCAAAAATACTTATGATGGtgtaaacaaatttatggAATATCTCAAACTAGGAGAGGAAGGAGGAAGTAAAGGGGCTGTTGGTCAAAATAAAGACAATGGCCAAAACAACAAAGCCTGGAAATTTCAAGAATTGTTTGATGatgtgaaaaataaaataaatgaaagcATTAATCTAAATTTTACCAACAAAGAGGAGAGTGGTAATACATCGGAAACGTATtccaatataaaaaataaacaaaaggaattagaaaataattttaaaaagatAGAAactcatttaaaaaatatggaatcTAAATTAAAGACATtacaaaatgatataattaGCAATACTAGTAATAtagattattttaaaaatcattcaaaaaaagaagttgaaaatatcaaaaagaaattaCAAGATAATTATCAActatttcaaaataaatttggaGATTATCTCAAAATTAttgatgatataaaaattgatgttagtgataaaaaaaaaacaatttttaatgagATAGAAAACAAAGTACACACTAACCAAATAAACATCGAAGAAGGTGTTTCTAGTAAAAtagaaaatcaaaaaaattattttcttgaAAAATTTTCCAAACTAGAAAAACAAATGGAACATATAGAAATAAGCATAGCCAATAAAACTTACtcaaattttgaaaatattgaatTTTCGAAAAATGGGggtgatgaaaaaaaaaatgtatatatatatgcagataaacaaattgaagactcaaaaaaaataactgatgaagaaaatacgAAAATGGTGgctgaatataaaaagaaacaaataGAAACAGAAGAAGATATTTTcagaaataattatatatcaaaaaaactAGCCTTAATAGAGGATATAAGAAAAGAGTTAGacatattaaaagaaagaaCAGAAGCAtcaaaaacatttttagataatatatttccaaATCTTGAGCTcaaaatgttaaaaaatatcgaaaataaaataaaatattatttagaaatatataaaaaagatattataaatgaGCTTACAGAAACAACAGTAATATctaatgaagaaaaatataaaaatatggcaTTAAAGCAGGAAAAATTTCAAAAGGAgttctataaaaaaatcaatattcaaattaattcacaaataaaaaatataaaagaagaTATAAATAGATCTATAGATCATGCTCTTCATAGTAAAGAAttcaaaaatgataaagaaattattaaaaaattaaatcaGACTAATTATAGTGCTATTGAAATTTTACAAGAAAAAGTTGATGAActatataatgaatttatattagATTATAATCAAATAGATTGGGCTCTAGAATCATTAGGAgcaaaaattgtttataaaatgaCTAGCTAtccattaaataaaaacgatTTTGTCGAAAAATTTCTAAACCAAATTGTTTCATTTCTACCCTCCGaagaaatatatggaaTGGTTAAACCAATGGGAAAAGACCCatcaattatattaaaaccTTCAAATTTTCCAGGAGattgtttttcttttaaaggAAACACAGGAAAAGTAACTATACATCTTCCAGCTACTATTAATGTTACATCTGTTTCAATACAACATGTTcatgaaaatataagtaaCAATTCAAATGCAACtccaaaatatttttctgtTTATGGTGTTGTTGATTTAAATTGGCCTGAAAATTTTGAGGAATCAAATATTGATTATAacgattttaaaaatagctCCTTATACTCATGTTTACATAAAGAATATGGTATTTTATATCCCAATgaaattttagaaaaatggCTAAAAGATAACAAAAATCCAAGTGTTATACATATTGGTGATTTTTACTTTgatcgaaaaaaaagagtATCTACTTATCAAACCAAGCACTGTTTTCCATTTAAGCG aATTATATTCGAATTTACGGAAAACTATGGCGCCCCATATACTTGCATTTATAGACTTAAAGTGCATGGCCAAAGATGCATAAGAAAGTTAAAGTAA